One Poecilia reticulata strain Guanapo linkage group LG19, Guppy_female_1.0+MT, whole genome shotgun sequence genomic window carries:
- the LOC103482041 gene encoding uncharacterized protein LOC103482041 isoform X2, whose product MKTQLLTSLIGFGRTPGVRSRGCCKRLLLEVLMCDXEVERSSTLLRRGDALQAAIVPLGVQTVSIDITTHKPCRLLRRRACAGGNLPLMDREITG is encoded by the exons atgaaaacgcagctaCTGACCTCATTAATTGGATTCGGAAGGACACCAGGTGTTCGTTCCAGAGGGTGTTG CAAAAGACTCCTGTTGGAGGTATTGATGTGCGACGYGGAGGTGGAGAGATCCTCAACCTTATTAAGGCGAGGAGACGCTCTGCAGGCAGCCATTGTTCCCCTGGGTGTGCAG ACTGTGAGCATCGACATCACAACACACAAACCATGCAGGCTGCTGAGGAGGCGAGCCTGTGCTGGCGGCAATCTCCCATTGATGGACAGAGAAATAACAGG ATAA
- the LOC103482041 gene encoding transmembrane protein 100 isoform X1 gives MGCSSGRQPPASVLHPDLDFGNTGEANTSLQDSDNQNQSLSGCGEGADGEDSLGRGQARPPESLHTLERLAQATGGTEKSWYRCVFPFGVISLVIGMAGTGVTFTFNTLPQTKVVSVALLCTGVVMLLVAAVCWRAHRLRRRKKKESGFFTADQGTL, from the coding sequence ATGGGCTGCTCCTCTGGACGCCAGCCCCCGGCTTCGGTCCTTCACCCAGATCTGGACTTTGGCAACACCGGTGAGGCAAACACCTCACTCCAAGACTCCGACAATCAAAACCAGAGCCTGAGCGGCTGCGGAGAGGGAGCCGACGGGGAGGACAGCCTCGGACGGGGGCAGGCCAGACCCCCGGAGTCTCTCCACACCCTGGAGAGGCTCGCCCAGGCAACGGGCGGCACGGAAAAGTCCTGGTACCGCTGCGTCTTCCCGTTCGGCGTGATATCGCTCGTGATTGGCATGGCGGGCACCGGGGTGACATTCACCTTCAACACCCTGCCCCAGACTAAAGTGGTGTCAGTCGCGCTGCTGTGCACCGGCGTGGTGATGCTGCTTGTGGCGGCCGTTTGTTGGAGGGCTCACAGACTGAGAAGAcggaaaaagaaggaaagtgGATTCTTCACTGCTGATCAGGGCACTTTGTGA